From Streptomyces zhihengii, the proteins below share one genomic window:
- a CDS encoding peptidoglycan-binding domain-containing protein, producing the protein MSSHEIRRRTLRRLSVPLGATVLALGIAATTVTPAAASNSYNGRSHIYGVGTITDDLNDEGVVNVGTNARSNATCLWQTILWADGYLPQSGVDGSFGPQTKAATQAWQRARGLSADGSAGKLTWTKAGTKISFHGASGGKAYGGYDGSKVNFMVRRTDTGAGTGSSPRAAPRAASSGRATTA; encoded by the coding sequence ATGTCGTCACACGAGATCCGCCGCCGTACGCTCCGCCGCCTGTCCGTCCCCCTCGGGGCCACGGTGCTGGCTCTGGGCATAGCGGCGACGACGGTCACGCCGGCCGCCGCCAGCAACTCCTACAACGGCCGGTCCCACATCTACGGCGTCGGGACCATCACCGACGACCTGAACGACGAGGGCGTCGTCAACGTCGGCACGAACGCGCGGTCGAACGCGACCTGCCTGTGGCAGACCATCCTGTGGGCCGACGGCTATCTGCCCCAGTCCGGCGTGGACGGCTCGTTCGGGCCGCAGACGAAGGCGGCCACCCAGGCGTGGCAGAGAGCCCGGGGCCTGTCGGCCGACGGCTCCGCCGGTAAGCTCACCTGGACCAAGGCGGGTACGAAGATCTCCTTCCACGGCGCGAGCGGCGGCAAGGCCTACGGCGGCTACGACGGGTCGAAGGTCAACTTCATGGTCCGCCGCACCGACACCGGGGCGGGAACTGGGAGTTCGCCTCGGGCAGCGCCAAGGGCGGCATCAAGTGGGCGAGCTACAACAGCGTGA
- a CDS encoding sensor histidine kinase, with amino-acid sequence MTDQPRPTGDTNTDGTDGTPDRSSWSAGAEPLTGRMHRLGERVRGFDGRRPFWWDLHLTGLLVLAALVDASGGWKSIAFDPDVSGRLVVAMSLAFSVPLMWRRTRPLTVLGVLLAAALVNAWTGAHLQAAYLQLVVVFNIALRLPLRTLMWACAAVLVPVAVGATRYPVGSWDQQFVPHLYGIALVALLGLVVRSRRDWTASLVERARRLEVERDQQARLATAAERARIAREMHDIIGHNLSVITGLADGGAYAAATHPARAAQALEAIGTTSRQALTELRRVLDVMRDDAPPIAELAPQPALTDLGPLVEGVRAAGLPVSLTVDGDPGTQPAGRQLAVYRVVQEALTNTLKHGGPEAAATVAVSYADNGTVTAEITDTGSPQSSPAGTGPGRGLTGMRERTALYDGTLEAGPRRTPPGGWRVRLRLPKDSAP; translated from the coding sequence GTGACGGACCAGCCGCGCCCGACCGGCGACACGAACACCGACGGCACCGACGGCACCCCCGACCGGTCCTCCTGGTCGGCGGGTGCCGAGCCGCTCACCGGCAGGATGCACCGCCTCGGCGAGCGGGTCCGCGGCTTCGACGGCCGCCGCCCCTTCTGGTGGGACCTCCACCTCACCGGCCTGCTGGTGCTCGCCGCCCTCGTGGACGCCTCCGGCGGCTGGAAGAGCATCGCCTTCGACCCGGACGTCTCCGGCCGGCTCGTCGTCGCGATGAGCCTCGCCTTCTCCGTCCCGCTGATGTGGCGCCGGACCAGACCCCTCACGGTCCTCGGCGTCCTCCTGGCGGCGGCCCTCGTCAACGCCTGGACCGGTGCCCATCTCCAGGCCGCCTACCTCCAGCTCGTCGTCGTCTTCAACATCGCGCTGCGCCTGCCGCTGCGCACCCTGATGTGGGCCTGCGCCGCGGTGCTGGTCCCCGTCGCGGTCGGGGCGACCCGGTACCCCGTCGGCAGCTGGGACCAGCAGTTCGTCCCCCACCTCTACGGGATCGCCCTGGTCGCCCTCCTCGGCCTGGTCGTCCGCAGCCGCCGCGACTGGACGGCGTCCCTGGTGGAACGCGCCCGCCGCCTCGAAGTCGAGCGGGACCAGCAGGCACGGCTCGCCACCGCCGCCGAACGGGCCCGTATCGCCCGCGAGATGCACGACATCATCGGCCACAACCTCTCCGTCATCACCGGCCTCGCCGACGGCGGCGCCTACGCGGCGGCCACCCATCCGGCCCGCGCCGCCCAGGCGCTCGAAGCGATCGGCACCACCAGCCGCCAGGCCCTCACCGAACTCCGCCGGGTCCTCGACGTGATGCGCGACGACGCCCCGCCCATCGCCGAACTCGCGCCCCAGCCCGCCCTCACCGACCTCGGCCCCCTCGTCGAGGGCGTCCGCGCCGCCGGGCTGCCGGTCTCCCTCACCGTCGACGGCGACCCGGGCACCCAGCCGGCCGGCCGGCAGCTCGCCGTGTACCGGGTGGTGCAGGAGGCCCTCACCAACACCCTCAAGCACGGCGGCCCCGAGGCGGCGGCGACGGTGGCGGTCTCCTACGCCGACAACGGCACGGTCACAGCGGAGATCACCGACACCGGCAGCCCGCAGAGCTCCCCGGCCGGTACGGGTCCGGGCCGCGGGCTGACCGGAATGCGCGAGCGAACCGCCCTGTACGACGGCACACTTGAGGCCGGCCCCCGGCGCACGCCACCCGGCGGCTGGCGCGTCCGCCTCCGTCTCCCGAAGGATTCCGCTCCGTGA
- a CDS encoding GNAT family N-acetyltransferase translates to MEYVIRPVRAEEWAKARELRLDALQDPLASIAFLEPYATAAARPDVDWQERTASAAEGREVIQFIAEAPDGSWDGTATVLVERTGEPVRVGKPSPVDQTHLVGVFVRQRARGGGIADALFRAALEWSWELTEPRAERVRLVFHVENERAERFYRRAGFVPSDDPSPIPGDPMAREYVVPRQPLP, encoded by the coding sequence ATGGAATACGTCATCCGCCCCGTGCGGGCCGAGGAGTGGGCCAAGGCCCGTGAGCTGCGGCTCGATGCCCTGCAGGACCCGCTGGCCTCCATAGCGTTCCTGGAGCCGTACGCGACGGCCGCCGCCCGGCCGGACGTCGACTGGCAGGAGCGGACCGCCTCGGCGGCCGAGGGCCGTGAGGTGATCCAGTTCATCGCCGAGGCGCCGGACGGAAGCTGGGACGGCACGGCCACCGTGCTGGTGGAACGGACCGGGGAGCCGGTGCGGGTGGGGAAGCCCTCGCCGGTGGACCAGACCCATCTGGTGGGCGTGTTTGTGCGGCAGCGCGCGCGGGGCGGCGGGATCGCCGACGCGCTGTTCCGGGCCGCGCTGGAGTGGTCGTGGGAGCTGACGGAGCCGCGGGCCGAGCGGGTGCGGCTGGTGTTCCATGTGGAGAACGAGCGGGCGGAGCGCTTCTACCGCCGGGCCGGCTTCGTGCCGAGCGACGATCCGTCGCCGATCCCCGGTGACCCGATGGCGCGCGAGTACGTGGTCCCGCGTCAGCCTCTTCCGTAA
- a CDS encoding ABC transporter permease subunit, protein MTLHRAAPPAVALLTPTHVLRSEWHKLWTVRSTWITLLSASLLTLGIGITMGATYESGGGDGDVDTVVLSLIGLQFAHVALGVLGILVIAGEYSTGMIRATMTAVPRRLPVLWTKAAVYAAVTLVVTTATAFVTFAAAQVFFDGTDQEAAFGDPGVLRALVGSSAGVTLLGIVALGLGALLRSVPGAIGAFVGGVMVLPEVIGMLPYDIVHDALEYFPDSAATVLLSATPVPGAPSPSAALLALVLWAAAALGAAALRLRRSDV, encoded by the coding sequence ATGACCCTCCACCGGGCCGCACCGCCGGCCGTCGCCCTGCTCACCCCCACCCATGTGCTGCGCTCCGAATGGCACAAGCTGTGGACGGTCCGCTCCACCTGGATCACCCTGCTCTCCGCGTCCCTGCTGACCCTCGGCATCGGCATCACCATGGGCGCCACCTACGAGAGCGGCGGCGGCGACGGTGACGTCGACACCGTCGTCCTGAGCCTCATCGGCCTCCAGTTCGCCCATGTCGCCCTCGGCGTGCTCGGCATCCTGGTGATCGCGGGCGAGTACTCGACGGGGATGATCCGCGCGACCATGACCGCCGTCCCCAGACGCCTGCCGGTGCTGTGGACGAAGGCCGCCGTCTACGCCGCGGTGACCCTCGTCGTCACCACGGCGACCGCGTTCGTGACCTTCGCCGCCGCCCAGGTCTTCTTCGACGGCACCGACCAGGAGGCCGCGTTCGGCGACCCGGGCGTACTGCGGGCCCTCGTCGGCAGCTCGGCCGGCGTGACCCTGCTCGGCATCGTGGCACTCGGGCTCGGCGCCCTCCTGCGCTCCGTCCCGGGCGCGATCGGCGCCTTCGTCGGCGGCGTCATGGTCCTGCCCGAGGTGATCGGGATGCTCCCGTACGACATCGTCCACGACGCCCTGGAGTACTTCCCCGACAGCGCCGCCACCGTGCTGCTCTCCGCCACCCCCGTACCCGGCGCCCCCTCGCCCTCCGCCGCACTGCTCGCGCTGGTCCTGTGGGCCGCGGCGGCACTCGGCGCGGCGGCCCTGCGCCTGAGGCGAAGCGACGTATGA
- a CDS encoding response regulator codes for MTTVLIADDQPMQRFGFRMLLESQPDLTVAGEAANGSEAVRMTAELHPDVVLMDIRMPGLDGIEATRRIVAAGHRTRVLIVTTFDLDEYAYTGLRAGASGFLIKDALPEELLSGIRAVAAGDAVVAPSLTRRLLDTYVHHLPADATADPASDTPDARLSRLTEREREILTVIGQGWTNTEIAGRLHLAESTVKTHVSRILAKTGARDRVQAVILAYDTRLVNPSR; via the coding sequence GTGACCACCGTGCTCATCGCCGACGACCAGCCCATGCAGCGCTTCGGCTTCCGGATGCTGCTGGAGAGCCAGCCCGATCTCACGGTCGCGGGCGAGGCGGCGAACGGCTCGGAGGCGGTACGGATGACGGCCGAACTCCACCCGGACGTCGTCCTGATGGACATCCGCATGCCGGGCCTCGACGGCATCGAGGCCACCCGCAGGATCGTCGCCGCCGGCCACCGCACCCGGGTGCTGATCGTGACGACCTTCGACCTCGACGAGTACGCCTACACGGGCCTGCGCGCGGGGGCGAGCGGATTCCTCATCAAGGACGCGCTGCCCGAGGAACTGCTCTCCGGCATCCGGGCCGTGGCGGCGGGCGACGCGGTCGTCGCGCCCAGCCTGACCCGGAGGCTCCTGGACACCTATGTCCACCATCTCCCGGCGGACGCGACGGCCGACCCCGCGTCGGACACCCCCGACGCACGGCTCAGCAGACTGACCGAGCGGGAACGGGAGATCCTCACCGTCATCGGCCAGGGCTGGACCAACACGGAGATCGCCGGCCGTCTCCACCTCGCCGAGTCCACCGTGAAGACCCACGTCAGCCGGATCCTCGCGAAGACCGGGGCCCGCGACCGCGTCCAGGCCGTCATCCTCGCCTACGACACCCGCCTGGTGAACCCGTCGCGATGA
- a CDS encoding ATP-binding protein: MRDPLSVLTDAFTSFVFGKVETTRLPVRTSTGQAQAVYLPTAAPGLGDSGVIIGREVYSGKGYIYDPFQLYGQQLPAPHWLVLGESGNGKSALEKTYVLRQLRFRDRQVVVLDAQGEDGVGEWNLIAQELGITPIRLDPMTALDGGIRLNPLDPAITTTGQLALLRTIIEVAMGHGLDERSGFALKVAHAYVNETITDRQPVLTDIVEQLRHPEPESAAAMNVDIDDVRAWGLDVALVLDRLVDGDLRGMFDGPTTVGIDLDAPLIVFDLSHIDRNSIAMPILMAIVGVWLEHTWIRPDRKKRIFLVEEAWHIINSPFVAQLFQRLLKFGRRLGLSFVAVVHHLSDVVDGAAAREAAAILKMASTRTVYAQKADEARATGLVLGLPRWAVEIIPTLTPGIAVWDVNGNVQVVKHLITEAERPLVFTDRAMTEASRPAVPEHVQAAEWEAEQRAALVEQHQSWDDESSQSTVA; the protein is encoded by the coding sequence ATGCGTGATCCGCTGTCCGTCCTCACCGATGCGTTCACCTCCTTCGTGTTCGGGAAGGTGGAGACGACCCGGCTGCCCGTCCGCACGTCGACCGGGCAGGCGCAGGCCGTCTATCTGCCGACCGCCGCACCCGGCCTCGGCGACTCCGGCGTGATCATCGGCCGCGAGGTCTACAGCGGCAAGGGCTACATCTACGACCCCTTCCAGCTCTACGGGCAGCAGCTCCCCGCCCCGCACTGGCTGGTCCTCGGCGAGTCCGGCAACGGCAAGTCCGCCCTGGAGAAGACGTACGTCCTGCGGCAACTGCGCTTCCGCGACCGCCAGGTCGTCGTCCTCGACGCCCAGGGCGAGGACGGGGTGGGTGAGTGGAACCTCATCGCCCAGGAGCTGGGAATAACTCCCATCCGGCTCGACCCGATGACGGCGCTCGACGGCGGCATCCGCCTCAACCCGCTCGACCCGGCGATCACCACCACCGGCCAGCTCGCCCTGCTGCGGACCATCATCGAGGTCGCGATGGGCCACGGCCTCGACGAGCGCAGCGGCTTCGCGCTCAAGGTCGCCCACGCCTACGTCAACGAGACCATCACCGACCGCCAGCCCGTGCTCACCGACATCGTGGAGCAACTGCGCCACCCGGAGCCCGAGTCCGCCGCGGCGATGAACGTCGACATAGACGATGTCCGCGCCTGGGGCCTGGACGTCGCCCTCGTCCTCGACCGCCTCGTCGACGGCGACCTGCGCGGCATGTTCGACGGGCCGACCACCGTCGGCATCGACCTCGACGCGCCGCTCATCGTCTTCGACCTCTCGCACATCGACCGCAACTCGATCGCCATGCCGATCCTGATGGCGATCGTCGGCGTGTGGCTGGAGCACACCTGGATCCGCCCCGACCGCAAGAAGCGCATCTTCCTGGTGGAGGAGGCGTGGCACATCATCAACAGCCCGTTCGTCGCGCAGCTCTTCCAGCGGCTGCTCAAGTTCGGCCGGCGGCTCGGCCTGTCGTTCGTCGCGGTGGTGCACCATCTGTCCGACGTCGTCGACGGGGCGGCGGCCCGTGAGGCGGCGGCCATCCTGAAGATGGCCTCCACCCGCACCGTCTACGCCCAGAAGGCCGACGAGGCACGGGCGACGGGCCTGGTCCTCGGCCTGCCCCGCTGGGCCGTGGAGATCATCCCCACCCTCACCCCGGGCATCGCCGTCTGGGACGTCAACGGCAATGTGCAGGTGGTCAAACACCTGATCACGGAGGCCGAACGACCACTGGTCTTCACCGACCGCGCCATGACGGAGGCGTCCAGGCCCGCGGTGCCGGAGCACGTCCAGGCCGCCGAATGGGAGGCGGAGCAACGGGCGGCACTCGTCGAGCAGCACCAGAGCTGGGACGACGAGTCCTCCCAGTCGACGGTGGCGTGA
- a CDS encoding ABC transporter ATP-binding protein yields the protein MTSTQRTAARGSLPAPPTGPEASAATTTGSTAAGSAGIEAVGLTKRYGDKTVVHDLSFTVRPGTVTGFLGPNGAGKSTTMRMILGLDAPTRGRAVVGGRPYRAHGAPLTEVGALLEAKSVHPGRSARNHLLALAHTHGIPASRVDTVIELTGLTEVARHRVKGFSLGMGQRLGIAAALLGDPATLVLDEPVNGLDPEGVLWIRTLLKSLAAEGRTVLVSSHLMSETALTADHLVIIGRGRLLADTTVEEFVRHAGTASVRVVTPEPGTLAELLAGPGVEIAPGARGELDVRGADSTRIGTTAAEHGIPLYELTPVRASLEQAFMDLTRDAVEYQARTSAAPEGAAA from the coding sequence ATGACCAGCACCCAGCGAACCGCCGCCCGGGGCAGCCTCCCGGCCCCACCCACCGGGCCCGAAGCCTCAGCCGCCACCACCACCGGAAGCACCGCTGCCGGCTCCGCCGGTATCGAGGCCGTGGGCCTCACCAAGCGCTACGGCGACAAGACCGTCGTCCACGACCTCTCCTTCACCGTCCGGCCCGGCACCGTCACCGGCTTCCTCGGCCCCAACGGAGCGGGCAAGTCCACCACCATGCGCATGATCCTCGGCCTCGACGCCCCCACCCGGGGCCGGGCCGTCGTCGGCGGCCGCCCCTACCGCGCCCACGGCGCGCCGCTCACCGAGGTCGGCGCCCTGCTGGAGGCCAAGTCGGTGCACCCCGGCCGCAGCGCCCGCAACCACCTCCTCGCCCTGGCCCACACCCACGGCATCCCGGCCTCGCGCGTCGACACCGTCATCGAGCTCACCGGCCTCACGGAGGTCGCACGGCACCGGGTGAAGGGCTTCAGCCTCGGCATGGGCCAGCGCCTCGGCATCGCCGCGGCGCTGCTCGGCGACCCGGCGACCCTCGTCCTCGACGAACCGGTCAACGGCCTCGACCCCGAGGGCGTGCTCTGGATCCGCACCCTGCTGAAGTCCCTGGCCGCGGAGGGCCGCACCGTGCTGGTCTCCTCCCATCTGATGAGCGAGACGGCCCTCACCGCCGACCACCTCGTCATCATCGGGAGGGGCCGCCTCCTCGCCGACACCACCGTCGAGGAGTTCGTCCGCCACGCGGGCACCGCCTCCGTCCGCGTCGTCACCCCCGAGCCCGGCACCCTCGCCGAGCTGCTCGCGGGCCCCGGCGTCGAGATCGCGCCCGGCGCCCGGGGCGAACTCGACGTCCGGGGCGCCGACAGCACCCGGATCGGCACCACGGCCGCCGAGCACGGCATCCCCCTGTACGAGCTCACGCCCGTCCGCGCCTCCCTGGAGCAGGCCTTCATGGACCTCACCCGGGACGCCGTCGAGTACCAGGCACGCACCTCCGCCGCCCCCGAAGGAGCAGCCGCATGA
- a CDS encoding type IV secretory system conjugative DNA transfer family protein, with translation MDRGREGRQELQGRGSGGLPDGLLLALLGFLLGLSIVVWTGAGLAGLFAHGAWPTGVTYGNSPEALRALVSDPTDLAGAYPATPPGELSGYGLFWGLVIGQVMVLAVLTVFVLGTVARWRAVRADARAERAERAERGERATAGRNRPADHGQQPASRQPAPAPYETAPREQAVSPTGYPAHEAPAGSHAPGAAAATEPLPAPAATEAAPTGASAAEGPHPAPYAPVAVAPAPVVPGPRIRTAGVLYGDAATRRPAAVQALLDAEGPALVVTSDPSVWAATKDARGKLGPVLVYDPGHLCDTPARLHWAPTQGCEDVGTAAARAAALLAPVRPRALVDAAMADTAETLLRCWLHAAAVDGRPFRQVHRWAQGTGANEAVRILRTHPKAASGTAGLLESALTAYPERRDIAVELTARAFGALATVHIREACTPNRTDSLALESFAREAGTLYVVGEAIEDPRTRPGAMPLLTALASDVVEHGRRLAARSTDGRLDPPLTLVLDDVAAVAPLPLVPQLMTTGQEQGLPALVLLRSPEQARARWPEPLPSL, from the coding sequence ATGGACCGGGGGCGGGAGGGACGTCAGGAACTCCAGGGGCGCGGGAGCGGCGGCCTGCCGGACGGGCTGCTGCTCGCCCTGCTCGGCTTCCTGCTCGGGCTGAGCATCGTCGTCTGGACGGGCGCCGGGCTCGCGGGCCTGTTCGCCCACGGCGCCTGGCCCACCGGCGTCACCTACGGCAACTCCCCCGAGGCGCTGCGGGCCCTGGTGTCCGACCCGACCGACCTGGCGGGCGCCTACCCGGCCACGCCGCCCGGTGAGCTCTCCGGATACGGCCTCTTCTGGGGGCTGGTCATCGGCCAGGTGATGGTGCTCGCCGTGCTCACGGTGTTCGTGCTCGGCACCGTCGCCCGCTGGCGCGCGGTGCGCGCCGACGCCCGTGCCGAACGCGCCGAACGCGCCGAACGCGGGGAGCGTGCCACGGCGGGCCGCAACCGCCCCGCCGACCACGGACAGCAGCCGGCGTCCCGTCAACCGGCCCCGGCCCCGTACGAGACCGCCCCACGGGAGCAGGCCGTCTCCCCGACGGGGTACCCGGCCCATGAGGCTCCCGCCGGGAGCCACGCCCCCGGCGCGGCGGCCGCGACGGAACCGCTCCCCGCACCGGCCGCCACGGAAGCGGCCCCCACGGGAGCGTCCGCCGCCGAAGGGCCCCACCCCGCGCCCTACGCGCCCGTGGCCGTCGCCCCCGCGCCCGTCGTCCCCGGGCCGCGGATCCGCACCGCGGGCGTCCTCTACGGGGACGCCGCCACCCGCCGCCCCGCCGCCGTACAGGCCCTCCTCGACGCCGAGGGCCCCGCGCTCGTCGTCACCTCCGACCCCTCGGTGTGGGCCGCGACCAAGGACGCGCGCGGCAAGCTCGGACCCGTCCTCGTCTACGACCCGGGCCACCTGTGCGACACGCCCGCCCGGCTCCACTGGGCCCCCACCCAGGGCTGCGAGGACGTCGGCACCGCCGCGGCCCGTGCGGCGGCCCTGCTCGCCCCGGTACGGCCCCGGGCGCTGGTCGACGCCGCCATGGCCGACACCGCCGAGACGCTCCTGCGCTGCTGGCTCCACGCCGCCGCGGTCGACGGCCGCCCGTTCCGCCAGGTCCACCGCTGGGCCCAGGGCACCGGCGCCAACGAGGCGGTACGCATCCTGCGCACCCACCCCAAGGCCGCCTCCGGAACCGCCGGGCTGCTGGAGTCCGCGCTCACCGCCTATCCCGAACGCCGGGACATCGCCGTGGAGTTGACCGCCCGTGCCTTCGGCGCCCTGGCCACGGTCCACATCCGCGAGGCCTGCACACCGAACCGAACCGATTCGCTCGCCTTGGAATCATTCGCCCGAGAAGCGGGCACCCTTTATGTGGTGGGTGAAGCGATCGAAGATCCTCGCACCCGCCCCGGCGCGATGCCGCTCCTCACGGCTCTCGCCTCTGACGTGGTCGAGCACGGCCGCCGCTTGGCCGCACGGTCAACCGACGGTCGGCTCGACCCACCACTCACGCTCGTCCTCGACGACGTGGCGGCCGTCGCCCCGCTCCCCCTCGTCCCGCAGCTCATGACCACGGGTCAGGAGCAGGGCCTGCCCGCCCTCGTCCTGCTGCGCTCGCCCGAACAGGCCCGCGCACGCTGGCCGGAGCCGCTCCCGTCGCTCTGA
- a CDS encoding SCO6880 family protein, whose product MTTQSHPITPRRTYLIGRARPNAIVGKNRETGEIALIIAGAFLGMMSGLLVPVLTLRIVCLVGFPMLALAAVYFPYKHRTFYRWFEINRSYKRTLRQGTAYRSGAVEAGTRADGREIEVGPPPGIGRISWLAAPFGPDEIAVLLHADRRTVTAAIEIEGPGVGLRDSEDQEALVDRFGTLLKHVANGDGFVTRLQMLARTLPADPDAHAKDVAQRGDHGAPGWLQESYDQLQSMVSTSSEQHRAYLVACMHYSRELAAEAHAMARAAKASSGTRRIDRDAGLAVVMARELTDICARLAEADIRVRQPLGQSRLASLVHSMYDPDHPIDHIQAMTKRNAWPAELDAVEPTYLQAKTRESSTRAPWCHSTAWVKEWPMTPVGVNFLAPLLVHTPDVIRTVAVTMDLEPTEVAIERMLTEKTNDEADASRAAKMNRTVDPRDIAAHGRLDQRGEDLASGAAGVNIVGYITVSSRSPEALARDKRTIRASAGKSYLKLEWCDREHHRAFVNTLPFATGIRR is encoded by the coding sequence TTGACCACCCAGTCCCACCCGATCACGCCCCGCCGCACGTACCTCATCGGCCGGGCCCGGCCGAACGCGATCGTCGGCAAGAACCGCGAGACCGGCGAGATCGCGCTGATCATCGCCGGCGCGTTCCTCGGCATGATGAGCGGGCTGCTGGTCCCCGTGCTCACCCTGCGGATCGTGTGTCTGGTCGGCTTCCCGATGCTGGCGCTCGCGGCCGTCTACTTCCCGTACAAGCACCGCACCTTCTACCGGTGGTTCGAGATCAACCGGTCCTACAAGCGCACCCTGCGCCAGGGCACCGCCTACCGCTCCGGCGCGGTCGAGGCCGGCACCCGGGCCGACGGGCGGGAGATCGAGGTCGGCCCGCCGCCTGGCATCGGGCGGATCAGCTGGCTCGCGGCCCCCTTCGGCCCCGACGAGATCGCCGTGCTGCTGCACGCCGACCGCCGCACGGTCACCGCCGCCATCGAGATCGAGGGCCCCGGCGTCGGCCTGCGCGACAGCGAGGACCAGGAGGCCCTGGTCGACCGCTTCGGCACGCTGCTCAAGCACGTCGCCAACGGCGACGGCTTCGTGACGCGCCTCCAGATGCTCGCCCGCACCCTCCCCGCCGACCCGGACGCCCACGCCAAGGACGTCGCCCAGCGCGGCGACCACGGCGCCCCCGGCTGGCTCCAGGAGTCGTACGACCAGCTCCAGTCGATGGTCTCCACCTCCAGCGAGCAGCACCGCGCCTACCTGGTCGCCTGCATGCACTACTCCCGCGAACTGGCCGCCGAGGCACACGCCATGGCCCGCGCCGCCAAGGCGTCCTCCGGGACCCGGCGGATCGACCGGGACGCCGGCCTCGCCGTCGTCATGGCCCGTGAGCTCACCGACATCTGCGCCCGCCTCGCCGAGGCGGACATCCGCGTGCGGCAGCCGCTCGGGCAGTCGCGCCTGGCGTCCCTCGTGCACTCCATGTACGACCCGGACCACCCCATCGACCACATCCAGGCGATGACCAAGCGCAACGCCTGGCCCGCCGAACTGGACGCCGTCGAGCCCACCTACCTCCAGGCCAAGACCCGCGAGTCGTCCACCCGCGCCCCCTGGTGCCACTCCACCGCCTGGGTCAAGGAGTGGCCGATGACCCCGGTGGGCGTCAACTTCCTCGCCCCGCTGCTCGTCCACACCCCGGACGTCATCCGCACGGTCGCCGTCACCATGGACCTGGAGCCCACCGAGGTGGCCATCGAGCGGATGCTCACCGAGAAGACCAACGACGAGGCCGACGCCAGCCGCGCCGCCAAGATGAACCGCACGGTCGACCCCCGCGACATCGCCGCCCACGGGCGGCTGGACCAGCGGGGTGAAGATCTCGCGAGCGGTGCGGCCGGGGTCAACATCGTCGGGTACATCACTGTGTCGTCGCGTTCGCCCGAAGCCCTCGCCAGGGACAAGCGCACGATCAGGGCCTCCGCCGGCAAGTCGTATCTCAAGCTGGAGTGGTGCGACCGCGAACACCACCGGGCCTTTGTGAACACCCTGCCGTTCGCGACCGGCATCCGCCGATAG
- a CDS encoding GNAT family N-acetyltransferase: protein MAVEVIDVPEAKRYEARVDGESKVAGFSDYIRTGELIAFVHTEVSPEYEGRGVGAALARTALDEARAANLRVLATCPFVAGWIARHPEYQELLYQARSKVSD from the coding sequence ATGGCAGTGGAAGTGATCGACGTTCCCGAGGCCAAGCGGTACGAGGCCCGGGTCGACGGGGAGTCCAAGGTCGCGGGGTTCTCGGACTACATCCGCACCGGCGAACTGATCGCGTTCGTCCACACCGAGGTCTCGCCGGAGTACGAGGGCAGGGGGGTCGGGGCGGCCCTGGCCCGTACCGCCCTCGACGAGGCGCGCGCCGCGAACCTGCGGGTGCTGGCCACCTGCCCGTTCGTCGCGGGGTGGATCGCCCGGCACCCCGAGTACCAGGAACTGCTGTACCAGGCCCGCAGCAAGGTCAGCGACTGA
- a CDS encoding MarR family winged helix-turn-helix transcriptional regulator, whose product MPTETPEASASGPQEPTLDEQIAAYQREFGDLDPQVEKVVSALGRLNRRMNVAYGRQLADLGISNAEWEVLKTLVLSGAPYRLGPGELAKRLGLTPAAMTHRIDRMAGDGLVTRDRDENNRVRVIVEVTDEGRTKWLEAMRMATTFEEDLLQDLAADERALLGELLIRVLRRVEHDQPDAGGRLTDLD is encoded by the coding sequence ATGCCTACCGAGACCCCCGAGGCCTCCGCGTCCGGGCCCCAGGAGCCGACCCTCGACGAACAGATCGCCGCCTATCAGCGCGAGTTCGGCGACCTCGACCCCCAGGTCGAGAAGGTGGTCTCCGCGCTGGGGCGCCTGAACCGCCGTATGAACGTGGCCTACGGGCGGCAGCTCGCGGACCTCGGCATCAGCAACGCCGAGTGGGAGGTCCTCAAGACCCTGGTGCTGTCCGGCGCTCCCTACCGGCTCGGCCCGGGGGAACTGGCGAAGCGGCTGGGGCTCACCCCGGCCGCCATGACCCACCGGATCGACCGCATGGCCGGCGACGGCCTGGTCACCCGGGACCGCGACGAGAACAACCGTGTCCGCGTGATCGTCGAGGTCACCGACGAGGGCCGCACCAAGTGGCTCGAGGCGATGCGCATGGCGACCACCTTCGAGGAGGACCTCCTCCAGGACCTGGCCGCCGACGAGCGGGCGCTGCTCGGGGAACTGCTCATCCGCGTCCTGCGCCGGGTGGAGCACGACCAGCCGGACGCGGGCGGCCGGCTCACCGACCTGGACTGA